The following proteins are encoded in a genomic region of Gimesia algae:
- a CDS encoding D-alanine--D-alanine ligase family protein, with product MTDSHTNSSSTFNIVILSGGESAEREISLKSGETVALALSSRGHQVKIVDPSLVDLDSFDWTGCDVVFIALHGTYGEDGTIQSTLDRLGIPYSGCDAATSKLAFSKSASKERFIQHNVNTPSYVLIHESDDAGRIQQHARSMGYPLVVKPDAQGSSLGVTIVKTPEELPQALARCFHYDSFGILESAIKGSEWTVTVVDDQVLPLIQIVTPHEFFDYEAKYTEDSTQYLFEFDLPTNVIQSIIKTGANACTALGTTGIVRVDLLVDRFQQPWVLEVNTIPGFTDHSLVPKAATQAGLDFGELCEQALANCLKKVTTRPQN from the coding sequence ATGACTGATTCACACACGAATTCTTCTTCGACTTTTAACATAGTGATTCTTTCAGGTGGAGAATCGGCTGAGCGCGAGATCAGCCTCAAAAGTGGTGAGACGGTCGCACTAGCTCTTTCATCGCGCGGACATCAGGTCAAGATCGTGGACCCTTCGCTGGTAGATCTGGACAGTTTCGACTGGACCGGCTGCGACGTGGTGTTCATCGCTTTACATGGAACGTATGGCGAAGATGGCACGATTCAATCGACGCTCGATCGACTGGGCATCCCCTACTCCGGCTGCGACGCTGCCACTTCGAAACTGGCTTTCAGCAAATCAGCTTCGAAAGAACGGTTTATTCAACACAATGTGAATACGCCCTCTTATGTGCTGATACACGAATCTGACGACGCCGGGCGTATCCAGCAGCATGCCCGCAGTATGGGTTATCCCCTGGTTGTCAAACCTGATGCTCAGGGCTCCAGTCTGGGTGTGACGATTGTGAAAACTCCCGAAGAGTTACCACAGGCATTGGCACGATGCTTCCATTACGATTCGTTCGGGATCCTGGAATCAGCGATTAAAGGGAGCGAGTGGACGGTGACGGTTGTCGACGATCAGGTGCTGCCTCTGATTCAGATTGTGACACCTCACGAATTTTTTGACTATGAAGCCAAGTACACTGAAGATTCGACGCAATACCTGTTTGAATTCGATCTGCCAACGAATGTGATTCAGTCTATTATCAAAACGGGTGCGAATGCCTGCACGGCGCTGGGCACAACCGGCATTGTGCGGGTGGACCTGCTGGTAGACCGTTTCCAGCAGCCCTGGGTTCTGGAAGTGAATACGATTCCCGGTTTTACAGATCACAGTCTGGTTCCCAAAGCAGCCACTCAGGCGGGTCTCGATTTTGGGGAACTGTGTGAGCAGGCGTTGGCCAACTGCCTGAAAAAAGTCACTACCCGCCCGCAAAATTGA
- a CDS encoding site-2 protease family protein — MSFGPQDFSNQPLRLRMRADLHVQPLQFGGKKYWGIKDPISLQYYQLRDEEYFILQQLDGRASFDVIRKKYEQRFLPQKLQASHLQGFLSRLHQSGLIIADAFGQGEILLDRQLQKQQQSRRARWMNPLAIRFRGIDPHRLLNWLQPWTAICFTPLFLLAALTLMGSAIALICTHLDAVITQLPEFATFFEARNLVLLACSLALVKIVHELGHALACKQLGGECRELGVMLLAFIPCLYVNVSDAWTMRDKWHRIIVSSAGIFVELLISAICVFLWWFSYPGLFHSLCLNIVVVCSVNTLLLNGNPLLRYDGYYILLDLLEVPNLRQRAQAIVSNRLHHWFFGHKAETLLKEPRRLRRFLFAYGIASAIYRWFIVFAILTVCYYVLEPYGLEIIAQVMGAFVLMGMLIVPVKSAAIEIRTYANAGQIQWRRFTIRSAAVLLFLAGLLWIPLPHRISAPALIELKNAKHVYVTAPGFLQSTATPQTLIEQGSLIAELSNEQIRQDILKLTGQIHEQELRISNLERRQLDDPEAEQELPTAREQRLDLQDQLKQRQTDQRRLSLKAPITGTLIPAPRKAANHEEADLPAWTGSPFDADNRYCFLERGTWLCSLGNPAQLQARLIVDQEHVEFIEPGQSVRILLDEYPGNVLTGTVQEIAEIDLDDLHPNLIHREELTTEVNASGKQQLSSTSYLAMVTLQTPAEQPLIHSTGQAKIKVPPESLGKKAYRQLRKTIRLFQ; from the coding sequence ATGTCGTTCGGTCCTCAAGACTTTTCGAACCAGCCACTGCGACTGAGAATGCGGGCCGACCTGCACGTCCAACCGCTGCAGTTTGGTGGAAAAAAATACTGGGGCATCAAAGACCCGATCTCCCTGCAGTATTATCAGTTGCGCGACGAGGAGTATTTCATTCTGCAGCAACTGGACGGACGGGCCTCCTTTGACGTCATTCGAAAAAAATACGAACAACGTTTTCTGCCTCAAAAACTGCAGGCATCCCATCTGCAGGGATTCCTGTCGCGGCTGCATCAGTCCGGGCTGATCATCGCTGATGCCTTCGGTCAGGGGGAAATCCTGCTGGACCGTCAGTTGCAGAAACAGCAGCAGTCAAGGCGGGCGCGCTGGATGAACCCGCTGGCGATCCGCTTTCGAGGCATCGACCCACACCGCCTGCTGAACTGGCTGCAACCATGGACCGCAATCTGTTTTACCCCCCTGTTTCTACTGGCGGCGTTAACGCTGATGGGATCTGCGATTGCATTGATTTGCACGCATCTGGACGCGGTCATCACCCAGCTTCCCGAATTCGCGACCTTCTTCGAAGCGCGGAATCTGGTGCTGCTGGCCTGCAGCCTGGCGCTGGTCAAAATCGTGCATGAACTGGGGCATGCGCTCGCCTGCAAACAGCTGGGAGGCGAGTGCCGGGAATTGGGCGTGATGCTGCTGGCCTTCATTCCCTGTCTATACGTGAATGTCAGCGATGCCTGGACGATGCGCGATAAGTGGCATCGGATCATCGTAAGTTCCGCCGGGATCTTTGTGGAACTGTTGATCTCGGCCATCTGCGTTTTCCTCTGGTGGTTTTCCTATCCCGGACTGTTTCATTCACTCTGCCTGAATATCGTGGTGGTCTGTTCGGTAAATACGCTGCTGCTGAATGGAAACCCGCTGCTCCGCTACGACGGCTATTATATTCTGCTCGATCTGCTGGAAGTACCCAACCTGCGACAGCGGGCACAGGCGATCGTTTCCAACCGGCTGCATCACTGGTTTTTCGGTCACAAAGCAGAGACTCTGCTCAAGGAGCCCCGGCGGCTGAGACGCTTTCTGTTTGCGTACGGCATCGCCTCGGCGATTTATCGCTGGTTTATTGTGTTCGCCATTCTGACCGTCTGTTATTATGTTCTGGAACCTTACGGCCTGGAAATTATCGCACAGGTCATGGGAGCCTTTGTGCTGATGGGAATGTTGATCGTGCCTGTGAAATCTGCTGCCATTGAAATTCGAACCTATGCCAATGCGGGCCAGATCCAATGGCGGCGGTTTACCATTCGCTCTGCTGCCGTGCTGCTGTTTCTGGCGGGCCTGCTGTGGATTCCCCTGCCTCACCGGATTTCGGCTCCTGCTCTGATCGAGCTTAAAAATGCCAAACACGTCTACGTCACCGCCCCCGGTTTTCTTCAATCCACGGCCACGCCACAAACCCTGATTGAACAGGGTTCCTTGATCGCAGAGCTGTCGAATGAACAGATTCGGCAGGACATTCTCAAGCTGACCGGGCAGATCCACGAACAGGAGCTCCGCATTTCCAACCTCGAACGTCGCCAGCTGGATGATCCGGAAGCAGAGCAGGAACTCCCCACAGCGCGGGAACAACGGCTTGACCTCCAAGACCAGCTGAAACAGCGGCAAACCGATCAGCGTCGACTCTCACTGAAAGCGCCGATCACAGGAACATTGATTCCTGCACCACGAAAGGCAGCAAACCACGAGGAGGCCGATCTGCCCGCCTGGACCGGTTCCCCCTTTGATGCAGATAACCGGTACTGCTTTCTGGAACGGGGCACCTGGCTGTGTTCGCTCGGCAATCCAGCGCAGTTGCAGGCGCGACTGATTGTCGATCAGGAACATGTCGAATTTATCGAACCCGGCCAGAGCGTGCGCATCCTGCTGGATGAATACCCGGGTAACGTCTTAACGGGTACGGTTCAGGAAATTGCGGAAATCGATCTGGATGATTTGCATCCCAACCTGATACACCGCGAAGAACTCACCACCGAAGTAAATGCTTCAGGAAAACAGCAGCTCAGCAGTACGTCGTACCTGGCAATGGTCACGCTGCAAACACCGGCAGAACAACCTTTGATTCACTCGACCGGGCAGGCCAAAATCAAAGTGCCACCTGAATCACTGGGAAAAAAGGCATATCGGCAGCTCAGAAAAACCATTCGGCTGTTCCAATAG
- a CDS encoding efflux RND transporter periplasmic adaptor subunit codes for MNATSTIPVLFTIVSLCLQQPLIAADDKSTDSSELQIDSVLVSLIEEVEVPAREVGQLNTIKVKEGMTVEKGAVLAQIEDSEAMLLLQQAKLEYEMAQLKATNDVDLRFARKAYEVANAELQRAEDSIKKYPKSISKTELDRLKLTAEKSELEIEQASEERKTTQLEASLKRNAEQIANLAVQRRKVVSPIKGMVVQIMIRDGEWVRPGDTVLRILRLDRLRAEGLINASRLQEQDLMNHPVTLIVNPGTKQVMEFQGKISFVSPEINPVNNQTRVWAEIENPDLKLKPGMRASLIIK; via the coding sequence ATGAATGCCACCAGCACGATTCCTGTTTTGTTCACCATCGTGTCACTGTGTTTGCAGCAGCCCCTCATCGCTGCCGACGACAAATCGACGGACTCATCCGAATTGCAGATTGATTCGGTACTGGTCAGTCTGATTGAAGAAGTCGAAGTCCCTGCGCGGGAAGTCGGCCAGCTCAATACGATCAAAGTCAAAGAAGGCATGACGGTCGAGAAAGGCGCGGTGCTGGCCCAGATCGAAGATTCCGAAGCGATGCTCCTGTTACAGCAGGCCAAACTGGAATACGAAATGGCGCAACTCAAAGCCACCAATGATGTCGATCTCCGTTTTGCCCGGAAAGCTTATGAAGTCGCCAACGCAGAACTGCAGCGAGCCGAAGACTCGATCAAAAAATATCCCAAGAGCATTTCCAAAACCGAACTGGATCGCCTGAAGCTGACTGCGGAAAAATCCGAACTGGAAATCGAGCAGGCATCCGAAGAACGTAAGACGACTCAACTGGAAGCCAGCCTGAAACGAAACGCCGAACAGATTGCAAATCTGGCAGTGCAGCGACGGAAAGTGGTCTCCCCGATCAAAGGCATGGTGGTACAGATAATGATCCGCGATGGCGAATGGGTGCGTCCCGGTGATACGGTACTACGCATTCTCAGGCTCGACCGACTGCGGGCGGAAGGGCTGATCAACGCCTCGCGACTGCAGGAACAGGATCTGATGAATCACCCGGTCACCCTGATCGTGAATCCCGGTACGAAACAGGTCATGGAATTCCAGGGAAAAATTTCCTTTGTCAGTCCCGAAATCAATCCGGTTAATAATCAGACGCGCGTCTGGGCCGAGATCGAAAACCCGGACCTCAAACTGAAACCGGGGATGCGGGCTTCCTTAATCATTAAATAA
- a CDS encoding NHL repeat-containing protein, giving the protein MDQRSAFNSRQTDSRRAFLKTASAAVAGSFFAPAILGAEDKAGSKPPVLGEGAFQYEAIHNWGDIPKHIQWGETHGVCVDSAGLIYIKHRSKTKTPMDAIVVFDPAGKFVRSFGKEYHGGGHGIDVRKEGSDEFLYLSDTKHGVVAKTSLTGEVVWTIGRPAAPEHYKDTKQRYSPTNIAFAPDGGFYVGDGYGSHFIHKYTKEGKPEFYWGGSGTEPGKMKTPHGMWLDVRDGTPKIAVCDRANHRLQYFSLDGKHLGFVNTVSFPADIDIQGDIMVVSDLHARVTLFDKQNKVITHLGYDQDWTNKVLDGFKVRTQPETWQAGRFVHPHDACFDQEGNLFVTEWVSVGRVSKLKKLS; this is encoded by the coding sequence ATGGATCAACGCTCCGCCTTCAACTCACGACAGACCGATTCCCGACGTGCCTTTTTGAAAACCGCCAGTGCGGCTGTCGCAGGCAGTTTTTTTGCGCCTGCCATTCTCGGCGCAGAAGACAAAGCGGGCAGCAAGCCGCCGGTCCTGGGCGAAGGGGCATTTCAATATGAAGCGATCCATAACTGGGGTGACATTCCCAAACATATCCAATGGGGTGAGACGCATGGCGTGTGCGTCGATTCCGCCGGGCTGATTTATATCAAGCATCGTTCGAAAACCAAAACACCCATGGATGCAATTGTGGTCTTTGACCCGGCTGGAAAGTTCGTCCGCTCGTTCGGCAAGGAATATCATGGCGGCGGACACGGGATTGATGTGCGCAAAGAAGGCAGCGACGAATTTTTGTATCTCTCCGATACGAAGCATGGCGTCGTGGCAAAAACCAGTCTGACCGGCGAAGTCGTCTGGACGATCGGGCGACCTGCCGCTCCCGAACATTATAAAGATACAAAGCAGCGTTACAGTCCCACAAATATTGCTTTCGCTCCTGACGGGGGATTTTATGTCGGCGATGGTTATGGTTCTCACTTTATCCACAAGTATACCAAAGAGGGGAAACCCGAATTTTACTGGGGCGGAAGTGGAACCGAACCTGGAAAAATGAAAACGCCGCATGGGATGTGGCTGGATGTACGGGACGGTACACCCAAGATTGCGGTCTGCGACCGGGCCAATCATCGTCTGCAGTATTTCTCGCTCGATGGAAAACATCTGGGTTTTGTCAATACAGTCAGCTTTCCAGCCGATATTGATATTCAGGGTGACATCATGGTCGTCTCCGACCTGCACGCGCGAGTCACTTTGTTTGATAAGCAGAATAAAGTCATCACACATCTGGGATACGATCAGGACTGGACGAACAAAGTCCTGGATGGATTCAAAGTACGTACGCAGCCTGAAACCTGGCAGGCCGGCCGATTCGTCCACCCGCACGATGCCTGCTTCGATCAGGAGGGGAACCTCTTTGTCACCGAATGGGTTTCAGTCGGACGCGTCAGTAAGTTGAAGAAACTGAGCTAA
- a CDS encoding DUF7133 domain-containing protein: MVTRAILFTLTLLCITLAGSAGDIQSVFAESEADYYRLVSIMTPRAQTESRAANWKPAPGDLVLEVSGIAVLDDHRIAVAIRKGEIWIMDGVYEQPPKNVTYKRFATALHEPLGLIYKDGAFYTVQRSELTRIRDTDGDDIADEYLTVAKGWGVTGHYHEYAYGPVLDHDGNMWLTLNIGLGLKKEHKSRAVTDPTLGFSQGRWRGWGMKCTPEGELIPVCAGMRSPAGLGVNRAGDVFYTDQQGNWVATNSLHHMREGAFFHHVEALASMNLPGSPVKGIKEIPNGLPFPEALKRMPQLKPPAVWFPYKKAGQSATDIMLDDSGGKFGPFDGQFFVGEFTQASIQRVFLEKVDGEYQGACFPFRSGFASAVLRMAQGTDGSMFVGLTNRGWSSLGTASYGLQRLVWTKKMPFEIKEMRAQPEGFELVFTKPVDRKTAADPKSYKLQSYTYTYHSSYGSDEILPRHLEIESITISDDGLKANLKVKGLRALYVHELNAEGVKSQDGQSLLHPNAYYTLNRIPK, translated from the coding sequence ATGGTAACACGCGCGATCCTGTTTACATTGACATTACTTTGCATCACATTGGCCGGCAGCGCTGGCGACATTCAGTCTGTTTTTGCAGAGAGTGAGGCGGACTATTACCGACTCGTTTCGATCATGACGCCCCGAGCGCAAACTGAATCGCGGGCCGCCAACTGGAAGCCGGCCCCCGGTGACCTGGTACTGGAAGTCAGTGGCATCGCAGTGCTCGATGATCATCGCATTGCCGTCGCCATCCGCAAGGGGGAAATCTGGATCATGGACGGCGTGTATGAACAGCCTCCCAAAAACGTAACCTACAAACGCTTCGCGACAGCCTTGCATGAACCGTTGGGGCTGATCTATAAAGACGGCGCTTTCTACACCGTCCAACGTAGCGAACTGACGCGCATTCGCGATACTGACGGCGATGACATCGCCGATGAATATCTGACCGTCGCCAAAGGCTGGGGGGTCACCGGTCATTACCATGAATATGCTTACGGCCCCGTACTCGACCACGATGGAAACATGTGGCTCACATTAAACATCGGACTGGGGCTGAAGAAAGAACACAAATCGCGGGCGGTCACCGATCCGACACTGGGCTTTTCACAAGGCCGCTGGCGCGGCTGGGGCATGAAGTGTACTCCGGAAGGCGAACTGATTCCCGTCTGTGCTGGCATGCGGTCTCCAGCGGGACTCGGTGTGAACCGCGCCGGCGATGTGTTCTACACCGATCAGCAGGGAAACTGGGTCGCCACCAACTCACTGCATCACATGCGCGAAGGGGCGTTCTTCCACCACGTCGAAGCCCTGGCGTCGATGAATCTTCCCGGTTCACCTGTGAAGGGCATCAAAGAAATCCCCAACGGCCTGCCTTTCCCGGAAGCCCTCAAACGGATGCCACAACTCAAGCCACCTGCTGTCTGGTTCCCGTATAAAAAAGCCGGTCAGTCGGCAACCGACATCATGCTCGACGACAGCGGCGGAAAATTCGGTCCCTTCGATGGTCAGTTTTTTGTCGGCGAATTTACACAGGCTTCTATCCAACGTGTCTTTCTGGAAAAAGTGGACGGCGAATACCAGGGGGCCTGCTTCCCTTTTCGCAGCGGCTTCGCTTCCGCAGTACTTCGGATGGCTCAGGGAACCGACGGCAGTATGTTTGTCGGCCTGACCAATCGGGGCTGGAGCAGTCTGGGGACTGCCTCCTATGGACTACAGCGACTGGTCTGGACGAAAAAAATGCCGTTTGAAATCAAGGAGATGCGGGCACAACCCGAGGGTTTCGAACTGGTCTTCACCAAACCGGTCGACCGCAAGACAGCTGCAGATCCTAAGTCTTACAAGCTGCAGAGCTACACCTACACGTATCACTCTTCCTACGGCAGCGATGAAATTCTGCCGCGTCACCTTGAAATTGAGAGCATCACGATTTCGGATGATGGTTTGAAGGCAAACCTCAAAGTCAAAGGTTTGCGCGCATTGTATGTCCATGAACTCAACGCAGAAGGGGTTAAAAGTCAGGATGGTCAGTCTCTGCTGCATCCGAACGCTTACTACACTCTGAATCGCATCCCGAAGTAA
- a CDS encoding c-type cytochrome, which yields MRQRWIFTLLGLVFLNTGQPVHSETQAAPFVAGFDRFSRHAELQPQAGGQLLISELSCVACHPSQRAELQPKRGPRLTGAGNHLQQQWIREFLAAPQISKAGTTMPDVLHGLPAEEKQQAITALTAFLTTQQSDYPEIKATGANPVPHEFWKKGNVEQGQELYHKIGCVACHEPDETYEPGEIKISPTDKMLAQLDPEDIKELGLAAAVRPVNSVPHGNLPAKYTPKSLTFFLLNPEQTRPAGRMPQLKLKAVEAADIAAYLLRKQTEVQTADKNTIAPDLIAQGQQLFVELKCVNCHETKKLKPKLFAQPLAKLNAAASTSCLHAAQKNMPAYPLDQQQQTAIEQTLASLPDQNPASPKQQLDFQVLQLNCYACHERDKRGGVGFNRKPYFETAAHVDLGDEGRIPPTLTGIGFKLQKKWLSKVLNGRGDIRLHMQARMPVFPKQQVSALPTAFEKVDGKTQLPDSKVFPDHNKLASSGRIMLETGCIQCHPIRGESMPGVVGTDLGDVTNRVHPHWFREFLLDPASLKPRTRMPTFFPGGQSQNKGLLDGNVDQQIAALWGYLKAGSKQPLPEKILVAKSKNYELVPDKRPIVLRTFMQEAGTHAIAVGLPEKVHFAFDAEQVRPALAWKGRFLDAQGTWFIRFAPPADPLGSNAIQFPAGAPVALLKYNQQPWPTYSPDANELQFRGYRVDAAGIPTFLYRCGKFDIEDRFEATEKQALKRRLTIKGSPQQSDSETLWFRGLTGKTLKQLNPTTMQNQAGLQVSVSSELTKAGLLRKRDNQSDWIIPVPATANTTIEATYQW from the coding sequence ATGAGACAACGCTGGATTTTCACACTTCTGGGACTGGTCTTCCTGAACACCGGGCAGCCGGTTCACAGTGAAACACAAGCGGCACCGTTTGTCGCTGGCTTTGATCGATTTTCACGGCATGCTGAACTGCAACCACAGGCGGGAGGTCAGCTGCTGATCAGCGAACTGAGTTGCGTCGCCTGCCATCCATCACAGCGCGCTGAACTGCAACCCAAACGGGGACCGCGCTTAACGGGAGCCGGCAATCATCTGCAGCAGCAATGGATTCGCGAATTTCTCGCCGCGCCGCAAATCAGCAAAGCAGGCACAACGATGCCTGATGTGCTCCATGGTTTACCCGCTGAAGAAAAGCAGCAAGCCATTACTGCATTGACCGCGTTTCTCACCACACAGCAGTCTGACTATCCCGAGATCAAAGCGACCGGCGCCAATCCGGTGCCTCACGAATTCTGGAAAAAAGGCAATGTCGAACAGGGACAGGAGCTGTATCATAAAATCGGTTGTGTCGCCTGCCACGAACCCGATGAAACATATGAACCAGGCGAGATTAAAATTTCTCCGACCGATAAAATGCTCGCACAACTCGATCCCGAAGACATTAAGGAACTGGGACTGGCCGCTGCTGTGCGTCCCGTCAATTCGGTTCCCCACGGCAACCTGCCAGCCAAATACACACCAAAATCATTGACGTTTTTTCTGCTCAATCCCGAACAGACACGACCCGCCGGTCGAATGCCGCAACTCAAACTCAAGGCGGTCGAAGCAGCCGACATCGCCGCCTATCTGCTTCGGAAACAGACCGAAGTACAGACTGCGGACAAAAATACCATTGCGCCAGATTTAATCGCACAAGGTCAGCAACTGTTCGTCGAACTGAAGTGTGTGAACTGCCACGAAACAAAAAAACTGAAACCAAAACTGTTTGCTCAACCATTGGCAAAATTAAACGCAGCTGCTTCGACCAGTTGCCTGCACGCTGCTCAGAAAAATATGCCCGCATATCCTCTGGACCAGCAGCAACAGACGGCGATTGAGCAGACCCTGGCAAGTCTACCCGACCAGAACCCTGCCAGTCCGAAACAGCAACTGGATTTTCAGGTGCTGCAGCTCAACTGTTATGCCTGCCATGAACGAGACAAACGGGGGGGCGTCGGCTTTAACCGCAAGCCTTACTTTGAAACCGCCGCGCACGTCGACCTGGGTGATGAAGGCCGCATTCCTCCCACGCTGACCGGAATTGGCTTTAAACTGCAGAAAAAATGGCTGTCAAAAGTCCTGAATGGGAGAGGCGACATCCGCCTTCACATGCAGGCCCGCATGCCTGTTTTTCCGAAGCAACAGGTCTCTGCCCTGCCCACCGCTTTTGAGAAAGTCGATGGTAAAACGCAGTTGCCCGATTCAAAAGTTTTCCCCGACCACAACAAACTGGCATCGTCAGGCCGCATCATGCTGGAGACCGGTTGCATCCAGTGTCATCCCATCCGTGGCGAAAGTATGCCGGGTGTGGTCGGCACCGATCTGGGTGATGTCACCAATCGCGTGCATCCCCACTGGTTCCGTGAATTCCTGCTCGACCCCGCTTCCCTGAAACCACGCACCCGCATGCCCACTTTTTTCCCAGGTGGACAGAGCCAGAATAAAGGGCTGCTCGACGGGAACGTGGATCAGCAGATCGCGGCACTCTGGGGCTACCTGAAAGCGGGTTCCAAACAGCCTCTGCCTGAAAAAATCCTCGTAGCAAAATCTAAAAACTACGAACTCGTCCCCGACAAGCGTCCGATTGTTCTGCGCACCTTCATGCAGGAGGCCGGAACCCATGCCATCGCGGTGGGCCTGCCGGAGAAGGTTCATTTCGCCTTTGATGCCGAACAGGTCCGACCCGCGCTCGCCTGGAAAGGCCGGTTCCTGGATGCACAGGGAACCTGGTTCATTCGCTTTGCCCCCCCCGCCGACCCGCTGGGCAGCAATGCGATCCAGTTTCCCGCAGGAGCCCCGGTGGCGCTCTTGAAATACAATCAGCAGCCCTGGCCCACGTATTCCCCAGATGCGAATGAATTGCAATTTCGCGGATACCGCGTCGATGCGGCAGGCATTCCCACCTTTCTGTATCGCTGTGGAAAATTCGACATAGAAGACCGTTTCGAAGCGACCGAAAAACAGGCTCTCAAACGACGACTGACCATCAAAGGCAGTCCACAGCAGAGCGATTCAGAGACGCTCTGGTTTCGCGGCCTGACCGGTAAAACTCTGAAGCAGCTGAACCCGACGACCATGCAAAACCAGGCGGGCCTCCAGGTTTCGGTCTCGTCTGAACTGACGAAAGCCGGTCTTCTTCGCAAGCGCGACAACCAGTCTGACTGGATCATCCCCGTACCCGCTACAGCTAATACTACGATTGAGGCGACCTACCAATGGTAA